From the genome of Nitrospirota bacterium:
TCTCAGCCTCGGGATCCATCATTACTGGAAGAAGAGAGTCGTCCAGATGGCCCGGCTTCCCGAAAAAGGGGTCATTTTGGATATCGCCTCCGGAACAGGGGATATTGCCATCGGACTTTCGAGGGTAAAAAAAGGGAGTAAAATCGTTGCTTCGGATCTGAATTGGGAGATGCTTAAGGTCGGATCCCGTAAATTTGTTTCCAGGGGACTTGCCTCTCGAATTTCACCCGTTTTGGGAAATGCCGAAATGATTCAGTTTAAAGACCATTCTTTTGATCTGGTGACGGTGGGTTTTGGCTTAAGGAATTGCACAGACCTTAAGAGCGTTCTCAATGAAGTTTTTCGGGTTTTAAAACCGGGCGGACAATTTATCTGCCTGGAATTTTCAAAACCTGCCCGTCTTTTTTGGAGGAAACTCTACGATTTTTATTCCTTTATTTTTCTTCCAAAAATAGGACAATGGGTTTCGAGGGATCAAACGGGGGTCTATCAATATCTCCCCGATTCTATTCGAAATTTTCCTGACCAGGAGACCTTTAAGACGCTGATCAAAGAGGCGGGGTTTAAAAACGCGGCGTATCAGAACCTAACGGGAGGAATCGTCGCCATTCATACGGCCTATAAATAAAGACCCTCGCAACGATCAGGGTTACTTGATTCCCCGTTGTTTCTTTTCCACTTCGATATCGATATCCACCAGTTTTCTGATATCTTCTTTTAATTTGTCATTTTCAGTTTTCTTGGTTAAATACTGGTCGAGGATAAAAACCCAGTTTGAGGCGTCTTCCCTTATTTGACTTTGGGGAAACCGTTTAACAAAGATTTGAAATTCAATTAAAGCCTCCGGGTAGTCTCGCTTCGGATTCTTATAAAAAGCAAGGGTCCGCCCGATCTGAAATTGCGCGGTTTCCGCGATATTCTTTTGTCCGCTTTTCGATAATTTCCGATAAAGGGAGGCGGCCTCGCCGTATTTTCCCTCTTCGAAGAGCGTTTTTGCTTTTTCAAGTTCGGCTGACCCGTCCGGGGGCGCATCGAGGGTGAACGACGGAAAGGCCGCGCACGACGCCAGCGGGAATAAGATTAAAAGGAAAATGATCGGACGAAGGCGCACGATCAAGTTCTCCTCTGGTCTATCACATAAATGCTTTTCGGAAAAGTTTTAGCGTAATGCTTCAATTGCGCGGCCTGCTCCGCGATTTTTTCGACGTTTAGAAAATTTCTTTTCTCATTTGTCACGACCGCGATCGATACGGTCATCAATGGGAAATTCTGTTCAACGTCTTTTCGATCTTTTGCCACAATATAACCCCTCCGTCGATCCGCTTCATCATAGTAATGGGGAATCGTCTGATCGAACTCAGAAATGATTTTCTGACATAAAAGATGAACCCGGGCAGGCTCGGTAATCAAAACAAAATCATCTCCGCCGATATGCCCGACAAAATCGTCCTTTGGGAGGAAGGATTGAACGGTTTTCACCAGGATGCCGGCCACGACCGTTAAAATTTCACTTCCCCTTGCATAACCGTAGGTGTCGCCGAAGGCTTTAAAGTTATCCAGATCGATTAAACAAAAGGCCAGGGGACTTTTATTTTGTAACCGTTTTAACAGCTCTCTTTCAATCGCAAGATTACCCGGGAGCCGGCTCAACGGATTGGCATCCAGATGAATGGCTTCAAGCTCTTTTAGCCGTTCTCCCATCACCTTGAACGATTTATCCAGCTCACCCATTTCGTCTTCGGACAAAAACATCGGAAGACCTTCATACGTTCCCCTTGAAATGAGTTGAGTCGTCTGCTTGATCTGTTTGATCGTGCTTGAAAAATAAGAGGTCACCACAAAGGCAAACCCCAAACCCAAGAATAAACTGGCAACGCATAAAATGACCAGGGTATAAAGGGACCGCTGATTGAGGGAATTGATAAAGACTATCTTTTCTTTTTCCGAGGTCATTAAGTTTTCTTTGAGAGATTGAATCAATCGAACCACCGCGTCTCCTCTGGCATTCAACTGCTTTTCATCCGTCAGAAATTTGGGGCTTGCCGCGGCCTTTTCGGAAACCGCCCTGGAAAAAAAAGCGAGGTACTGATCATAGACTTTTCTAATGAGTCCGACCTCTTCATCAACGCCTTTTCCCTGGATTTCGTCAAGATATTTTTTAAATTCTTCCGCCCTGGAGAAAAACTGCTGTTCGCTGGTTTCGTTTCTTAAAACAAAATAACGTTTTTCAAAATTACTTTGGGCCGTTAGACTTTCAAGCATTTTTTCGCTGGTATAAATCAGAGGAATTCCGGCATTGATAATTTTGCTGCTGGTATTGCTCAAGGTATTGAGCTGTATGATCGCATAAGCTCCAATCATGATACTCAACAAAATGACAAGGATATAACTTACAAATAATTTATTTGATATGGAAAGCTTCAATCTCACTTGATTCACAAGGGTTATTTTAGAAATGTTACATAGAAACCGCGATTTGTCAAACCACCGGAATTCCACCTGATTTCTTTTTTCCAGATTCACAGATTTTGATCCAACTACAAGATCTTGTGGTGATTATAAATTATTAACTATATATTGTGGATAATTTTTTAAGAGAAGCATTTTGGGATCAAAAAAGTTAAAAATTTTAAAAATTTCATAACTTATTGTTTTTTATAATTAATTGAAGGCTATTTTTTAGGCACTCTGCGAGTTAAAATTAAATACGAGGATTTTTTCCTGGCATTTAATAATTTATTCACAATTTATCCACAAAATTTGTGGATATCCAAAAACAGCGATAGAAGCATCTCCTGGATTCCCGCTCCCCGCTTAAAGCATGCGGGGGACAAGCTTCGATGCCGGGAATGACGAAAAAAAGCTCTCAGGACTTGCATAGAACCGTCATCCCCGCGCAAGCGGTCTTACTTCGACCATTCCACAATCCGTCACGGGTATCCAGTCCTTTCCGACCAAACGGGTGAACATCCCACTTTGCTTAAAACCATCACGGCAGAGAGATTTTAAGTCTTCTTCAATTCCTATCTCTCTCCTGGGTTCTGCCCAAGAACAGCGATAGGATTTGTAACTCCTTGTTTTGCCTGTCATCGCGAGCGCCCGCAGGGTGCGTGGCGATCTCGGTTCACGATGGCGAGATTGCTTCGCTTCGCTCGCAATGACAACTTTCTATCGCTGTTCCTGGATTTTTAATATCTTCTTCTTTTTGGCCGTTCCCAAGCCTTTTTTTATTTAAATGGAGCGTTTTAAATGCGATTGAAAATTAACGGAAAATTTGAGGAATTTGGAAAAGGGACCGTTCAGGACCTCTTAATCTTAAAAAAAATAGAACCCCAGATGGTTTCGGTTGAATTAAATTCAAAAATTCTCGAAAAAAGCGAGTTTGAAAAAGCCTCCTTAAGCGATGGTGATGTGGTCGAATTTCTTTTTTACATGGGAGGAGGAAAATGAAACTGTCCTCTTTTCAAGATGTTACACAGGCAATTGGGAACACTCCGATTGTTAGATTAAGCCGTTTAAGTGAAAAAGGGAAAGGAACCGTTTTCGGAAAAGCAGAGTATTTAAATCCTGGCGGGAGCGTCAAAGACCGGATCTGCTTAAATATGATCAATGAAGCTGAAAAAAAAGGTCTTTTAAAACCCGGGGGAACGATTCTGGAACCCACCAGCGGGAATACAGGAATCGGCCTGGCTCTGGTTTCAGCGGTTCGCGGTTATAAAGTTATCCTCGTCATGCCCGAAAGTATGAGTCAGGAGAGAGTCAGTTTGTTATCTTCTTACGGCGTAGAATTAATTCTGACCCCCGCTTATGAAGGAATGCAAGGCGCGATTAAAGAAGCTCAGGAAATCCTTGCTAAGAATCCGGATTATTATATGCCCAATCAGTTTGCCAACAGCGCCAACCCGGAAATGCATCGGAAAACAACCGCTGTAGAGATTTGGAACGATATGGATGGGCAGATTGACGCTTTCGTTGCCGGGGTCGGCACAGGAGGAACCATAACGGGGGTAGGCGAAGTTCTTAAATCAAAAAACCCCAAAATTCAGGTCATCGCGGTCGAACCCATAACCTCCCCGGTTCTTTCGGGAGGCATGGCGGGACCTCATAAAATACAGGGGATTGGCGCGGGATTTATCCCGCCCGTTTTAAACCGCAAAATTATCGACCGGGTGGTTACGGTTTCAGATGATGACGCTTACCGGACCTCTAAACGGGCGGCCAAGGAGGAAGGAATGCTGGTGGGAATTTCGGCTGGCGCCAATGTTTTTGCCGCTCTTCAAATCGCCCGCGAGATAGGACCCGATAAAAAGGTTGTTACAATCTTATGCGATACCGGCGAACGGTATATTAGTATGGAAAAATATTTTAATATATAAAAATTGATACCCAGCTCGCAAAGCGAGCGTGGAGCATCCGAGCTAGCTTTGGGAGCGGTTCCACAGCGGACAGATGCTTCTAATCAAAGGGGCGACGTGAGCCCCTAAAATAGAAAAGAATACGATGTTTGAATTTACCGAAGACCAAATTAAAAGATACAGCCGCCACATTCTTCTTCCGGAAGTGGGCGGAAAAGGGCAGATCAAGATTTCACAGGCCAGGGTTCTCATTGTCGGAGCCGGAGGACTGGGCTCTCCGGCGGGGCTTTACCTTGGAGCCGGCGGGATCGGAACCATCGGGATTATAGATGGCGATCTGGTCGAATTAAGCAACTTACAGCGCCAGGTCATTCACCACACCCCGGATGTGAACACGCCAAAGGTCTTATCCGCCAAACGGAAAATCGAAGATATTAATCCTGACGTTAAAGTGGTTCCCTACCATGAGAAACTGACGGCCAGGAATGCCCTCGAAATCTTTAAGGAATATGACGTGATTCTCGACGGGACCGACAGCTTCAGCTCAAAATTTCTGATTAACGACGCCGCTTATTTCAGTAAGAAACCGTTCGTTCATGGCGGGATCTTTCGGTTTACCGGCCAGATGATGACCGTCTTGCCGGGCGAGTCAGCCTGTTATCGTTGTGTTTTTAAGGAACCGCCTCCGGACGGCCTGGTTCCTTCGTGTCAGGAGGCGGGAGTGCTCGGCGGGCTTGCGGGCGTTATCGGAACCCTTCAAGCCACAGAGGTGTTTAAAATCATTTTAAAGGCAGGCAATCTCTTAACTAACCAGTTGATGACACACGACGCGCTTCAAATGAGGTTCAGAAAAGTCCGCGTTCCGAAAAATCCTCGCTGTCCCCTTTGCGGTGAAAATCCCGAAATTACTCATTTGACTGAAACCGAGCAACGCGTGTGTCAGACAAAATGAAGATTAAAGGCCTTAAATGCCGCGAGTGCGGAAAGGGTTATCCCGCCAAAGCGATCCATGTCTGTGAGTTTTGTTTCGGCCCTCTGGAGGTCGACTATAACTATGACTGGATTAAAAAGAACTTTTCGAAAGAAAAAATTAAGTCGGGTCCTTTGAGTCTTTGGCGGTATATTGACCTTCTCCCCGTCGAGGGAGAAGCTACCATTGGCCGGCATGCCGGCCTCACTCCGCTAATTGAAGCAAAAAATCTGGGAGCAAAGCTGGGTCTCGACTATCTTTATATTAAAAACGACACCGTCAATCACCCTACCCTGTCTTTTAAAGACCGTGTGGTGGCGGTGGCCCTGACCCGTGCCAAAGAATTGGGATTTGATACGGTCGCCTGCGCTTCGACCGGCAATCTTGCTAATTCCGTTTCAGCCCATGCGGCAGAAGGCCGTTTTAAAGGGTATGTTTTTATCCCCTATGACCTGGAATCGGCCAAGATCCTCGGAAACCTCATTTACGCCCCTACGGTTATCGCGGTGAGGGGGACCTACGATGATGTTAACCGGCTTTGCAGTGAAATCGCCAGCGAATATCCCTGGGCTTTTGTCAATATCAATATCAGACCCTATTATGCGGAGGGGTCCAAGACCCTGGCTTTCGAAACCGTGGAACAATTGGGATGGAACGTCCCCGATCAGGTTGTTGTGCCGATCGCGTCCGGGTCACTCTTAACCAAAATATCAAAAGGGTTAAAGGAATTCGAAAAGATGGGAATCGTCGGTCCCGTCAAGACCCGAATTAACGGGGCCCAAGCCGAAGGGTGTTCTCCGGTCGCAACGGCCTTTAGAGATAAAACCGACTTTATTAAACCGGTCAAACCGAAAACCATCGCGAAATCGCTCGCAATCGGGAACCCGGCCGACGGGTATTATGCTTTGAAAACCGTCAATGAATCGGGTGGACAAATCGAAATGGTCAATGACAAGGAGATTGTCGAAGGCATTCAACTTCTGGCAAAAACGGAAGGTGTTTTCGCGGAAACCGCAGGCGGGGTCACCATCGCTGTCCTCTGCAAGCTCGTTAAACAGGGGGCCATAAAAAAACAGGATGTCACTGTGGTTTATATTACCGGAAATGGATTAAAAACTCAGGAAGCGGTGGCGGATGCCCTGGACCATCCGATAGAAATCGAACCCTCATTAACCGCTTTTGAAAAGCGATTTAAATTTAAATAATGACGGATTGTGGAATAGTCGTAGTTAGACTGAAAGGACCCTCTTTACATGGCAATTAAAATCAAAATACCGACTCCGCTTAGAAAAGTCACGCAGGGGGCGGGAGAAATCGAAATTTCGGGTAAAAACATTGATGAAATCATTGACCTGCTGGAAAAGAATTATCCTGGAATTAAAGACCGTCTTTGTGATGAATCGGGTGAATTACGCCGGTTTGTCAATATTTATGTCAATCAGGAAGATATTCGTTTTATGAACGGAAAGGAAACCTCTTTAAAAGACGGCGATGAAGTCTCCATCGTCCCCGCTATTGCGGGAGGGGCGCAAAAAAGTCTGAAATTTCATATCACTTTTCCGGAACAAAAAATTAAAGAACCGGTCATTTATCAAATTGGAAAAGAGTTCCAGGTCGTTACCAATATCCGAAAGGCCGATGTGAATGAAAAAACCGGGTGGATGGATCTCGAACTTATGGGAGAAATCGAGGAGATCGAAAAGGCCGTCATGGCTTTAAAGAAAAAAGGGATTACGGTCGACCCGATTGAACGGGATATTATTGAATAAAATAAGCGAAACAGCTGGCTTGGCCAGTGCGGAGCGCGGGGTTCGGGGGCATCGGAGAATGCGAAGCATCGTACGGGCCCCTGAATATAATAAGGCATCGAAAAATGAATTTAACCGACAGTCAAATCGAACGGTATAGCCGTCACATCATCCTCCCTGAAATCGGGGGAAAAGGGCAGGAAAAGCTCTTTAAAGCCAGAGTTTTTTGCATCGGAGCTGGAGGACTTGGCTCCCCGGTCGCGCTATATCTGGCCGCCGCCGGCGTGGGAACGATTGGAATTATCGATGACGACACGGTCGATCTTTCGAACTTGCAAAGACAGATTCTTCATTCAACCAAAACGGTTGATACCCACAAGGTGGATTCCGCCCGGGCGACCTTAACAGCGCTTAATCCTGACGTTCAGATCAATTCCGTCCGGGGAAGAATTTCTTCGGAAAACGTCATGGAACTCATTAAGGACTATGATATCGTCCTCGATGGGTCTGATAATTTTCCTACCCGGTTTTTAATCAATGATGCCTGTTTCTTTTTGAAGAAGACTTTAATTTCCGGAAGCATTTTCCGGTTTGAAGGGCAGTTGACCAAACTTAAAGCGCACGTCGATGATAATCCCTGCTATCGGTGCCTTTATCCTGAACCTCCTCCTCCCGGGATGATTCCGAGCTGTCAGGAGGCAGGTGTTTTGGGCGTTCTCGCGGGAACCATCGGGATTCTTCAGGCCACAGAAGCGATCAAAGAAATTTTGGGAATTGGAGAATCTCTCTCGAAAAGACTGCTCATTTACGATGCTTTGGATATGGATTTTAGAGAGGTGAGAACTAAAAAAGACCCCGGGTGCGTGCTTTGCGGACCGAATCCAAGAATCACCAAACTCATAGATTATGACCAGTCCTGCACCCTCTAAATGCTGAAAATTCCGAAAGCGATTCAGGAAGCCCTATTTATCCAGGCTTTGCAGGAAGACCCGCTAGAATGCTGTGGTCTTTTGGCAGGTAAAGACGAGCGGGTCACCCACCATTATCAGGTTAAAAACGCCGATAAAAGCTCCACCACCTATTTAATGGAACCCCGTGAACAGCTTTGGGCTTTTACCAATATGCGGCACAATCAGCTTGATCTGCTGGCCATTTACCACTCGCACACCCATACCCCCGCCTATCCGTCCGCTACCGATACCCGGCTTGCCTATTATCCCGACAGCCGCTATCTCATTATCAGTCTGCTTAAAAAAGATGCCCCCCACATGAGAATCTTTCGAATGATCAATGAGGAGGTTAAGGAAGAAAGTTTTGACATCATTTAGGTGTTAGATCCGCGGCCCGTTCTGAAATCAACAAAAGCTGTTCCGGAACTTCACGCTCAAGCGCGCGCAGAACGATCCATCGCGGAACATAGAAATCTGGTTTAAACTTAAGCCTGTAGATTAATCGGGTGACGCTCCCTTCCTCCATCGGTTGTAAAACCCACTTCCCGGAAAAGAGTTCCATATTCCCGCCTGTTTGATAAAAAGCAATTTCATCAAACGGCTTTTCCAGCACATTGAGTTTAACGTTAATCTTTTTCCAAAAAAACAAGAACCGGGTTTCCGTGGTTTGCTCAATGACAATTTTTTCTTCAGTTCTTTGGAGCACCCGGCTGGTTTCCATTTGAGGCGACACTTCAGTTAAATGATCGTAGTCGGTTAAAAGCGCCCATACCTTTTGAGGACTTGAGGGGATATCGACCGAGGCCATAAGGGTGATGGGCCAGTCAGCCTGAATAATTTCTAAACGCACCTTTTGAAGATCATTTGCGTTCGCAAAATTGTTCATGGATAAAAAAATCACGAAAGTGGAAGCCAAACAGAGTTTCAGCATTTTTTTTCAATTCATCTCATTTTCCCTACGGCCGGGGATCTTTTTTAATGACTTTAAATCCAACCTCACTATGGCAGATTTCACACCGGAATCCCAGTTCTCCGTCATGAATGTCATCTGGTTTATGACAGGAAACACACACTCTGGAAGTTTTTTTCACAAACAGGGCCTTCGTGTGGCATTCGGTGCAGTCAACGCCGCGGTGCTTATCCAGGAGCGCGTATCCGGTCTCTTTAAGATGATCAAAATCGTCTCTTTCCCAGGTTTTCGCGGTATGGCAAAATTCACATTTTTTTCCAAACATGCCTTTGTGATAATCATCTTTTTTATGGCAATTGAGACAGATCTTTGACGTATCTTTAAATAGCTGGGTCTTATGACAAAGCGCGCATTTCGTCTCGATATGCTTCCCTTCCAGCTGAAAATCAGTCTTTTGATGGTCGAATTTCTTAACATCTTTCCATGACCTTTCATTATGACATTTTTCGCAGGTCTGCCCCAGCTTTCCTTTGTGTTTATCGTCTTTGGTATGACAGGACGAACAGGCCACCGGAACCTTAAACTCATCTTTGGCATGGCATTTTACACACGACACCGGAATATGTTTCCCGATGAGCGGATATTTCGTTGTCGAATGATCGAATTTTATTTGTTTCCACTTTTCAGCCACAAGATGACATCGGTCGCAATCCTGACCGGCTTTCCCTTTATGTTCGTCCTCCTTCTTGTGGCAGTCGAAACAGACCTTGGAAGTTTCCTTCACCTGAGGCGTTTTGTGGCATTTTAAACAGTCCACTTTTTGATGGACGCTGATAAGTTTAAATTCAAATTTATTATGGTCAAAGGCTGGTTCCTTCCAGGTCTTTGCCGAGTGGCAGGTTTCGCATTTTTTTCCGAGTATTCCTTTGTGTTTGTCTTCTTTGAGATGGCACCCGATACAGGTTTTGGGTGTCTCTTTAAATTTATTCTCTTTGGTATGGCATTTTTCGCACTTGACCGCCTGATGCTTCCCTTCCAGCGGAAAATCGGTCTTGTCATGGTCAAATTTAATTTTTG
Proteins encoded in this window:
- the ubiE gene encoding bifunctional demethylmenaquinone methyltransferase/2-methoxy-6-polyprenyl-1,4-benzoquinol methylase UbiE gives rise to the protein MAFSAKNPKKYSLDNKEKSVQRMFSSIAGKYDLNNTLLSLGIHHYWKKRVVQMARLPEKGVILDIASGTGDIAIGLSRVKKGSKIVASDLNWEMLKVGSRKFVSRGLASRISPVLGNAEMIQFKDHSFDLVTVGFGLRNCTDLKSVLNEVFRVLKPGGQFICLEFSKPARLFWRKLYDFYSFIFLPKIGQWVSRDQTGVYQYLPDSIRNFPDQETFKTLIKEAGFKNAAYQNLTGGIVAIHTAYK
- a CDS encoding diguanylate cyclase, coding for MNLEKRNQVEFRWFDKSRFLCNISKITLVNQVRLKLSISNKLFVSYILVILLSIMIGAYAIIQLNTLSNTSSKIINAGIPLIYTSEKMLESLTAQSNFEKRYFVLRNETSEQQFFSRAEEFKKYLDEIQGKGVDEEVGLIRKVYDQYLAFFSRAVSEKAAASPKFLTDEKQLNARGDAVVRLIQSLKENLMTSEKEKIVFINSLNQRSLYTLVILCVASLFLGLGFAFVVTSYFSSTIKQIKQTTQLISRGTYEGLPMFLSEDEMGELDKSFKVMGERLKELEAIHLDANPLSRLPGNLAIERELLKRLQNKSPLAFCLIDLDNFKAFGDTYGYARGSEILTVVAGILVKTVQSFLPKDDFVGHIGGDDFVLITEPARVHLLCQKIISEFDQTIPHYYDEADRRRGYIVAKDRKDVEQNFPLMTVSIAVVTNEKRNFLNVEKIAEQAAQLKHYAKTFPKSIYVIDQRRT
- the thiS gene encoding sulfur carrier protein ThiS, producing the protein MRLKINGKFEEFGKGTVQDLLILKKIEPQMVSVELNSKILEKSEFEKASLSDGDVVEFLFYMGGGK
- the cysK gene encoding cysteine synthase A, which encodes MKLSSFQDVTQAIGNTPIVRLSRLSEKGKGTVFGKAEYLNPGGSVKDRICLNMINEAEKKGLLKPGGTILEPTSGNTGIGLALVSAVRGYKVILVMPESMSQERVSLLSSYGVELILTPAYEGMQGAIKEAQEILAKNPDYYMPNQFANSANPEMHRKTTAVEIWNDMDGQIDAFVAGVGTGGTITGVGEVLKSKNPKIQVIAVEPITSPVLSGGMAGPHKIQGIGAGFIPPVLNRKIIDRVVTVSDDDAYRTSKRAAKEEGMLVGISAGANVFAALQIAREIGPDKKVVTILCDTGERYISMEKYFNI
- the moeB gene encoding molybdopterin-synthase adenylyltransferase MoeB — encoded protein: MFEFTEDQIKRYSRHILLPEVGGKGQIKISQARVLIVGAGGLGSPAGLYLGAGGIGTIGIIDGDLVELSNLQRQVIHHTPDVNTPKVLSAKRKIEDINPDVKVVPYHEKLTARNALEIFKEYDVILDGTDSFSSKFLINDAAYFSKKPFVHGGIFRFTGQMMTVLPGESACYRCVFKEPPPDGLVPSCQEAGVLGGLAGVIGTLQATEVFKIILKAGNLLTNQLMTHDALQMRFRKVRVPKNPRCPLCGENPEITHLTETEQRVCQTK
- a CDS encoding threonine synthase — its product is MKIKGLKCRECGKGYPAKAIHVCEFCFGPLEVDYNYDWIKKNFSKEKIKSGPLSLWRYIDLLPVEGEATIGRHAGLTPLIEAKNLGAKLGLDYLYIKNDTVNHPTLSFKDRVVAVALTRAKELGFDTVACASTGNLANSVSAHAAEGRFKGYVFIPYDLESAKILGNLIYAPTVIAVRGTYDDVNRLCSEIASEYPWAFVNINIRPYYAEGSKTLAFETVEQLGWNVPDQVVVPIASGSLLTKISKGLKEFEKMGIVGPVKTRINGAQAEGCSPVATAFRDKTDFIKPVKPKTIAKSLAIGNPADGYYALKTVNESGGQIEMVNDKEIVEGIQLLAKTEGVFAETAGGVTIAVLCKLVKQGAIKKQDVTVVYITGNGLKTQEAVADALDHPIEIEPSLTAFEKRFKFK
- a CDS encoding MoaD family protein; the protein is MAIKIKIPTPLRKVTQGAGEIEISGKNIDEIIDLLEKNYPGIKDRLCDESGELRRFVNIYVNQEDIRFMNGKETSLKDGDEVSIVPAIAGGAQKSLKFHITFPEQKIKEPVIYQIGKEFQVVTNIRKADVNEKTGWMDLELMGEIEEIEKAVMALKKKGITVDPIERDIIE
- the moeB gene encoding molybdopterin-synthase adenylyltransferase MoeB; translated protein: MNLTDSQIERYSRHIILPEIGGKGQEKLFKARVFCIGAGGLGSPVALYLAAAGVGTIGIIDDDTVDLSNLQRQILHSTKTVDTHKVDSARATLTALNPDVQINSVRGRISSENVMELIKDYDIVLDGSDNFPTRFLINDACFFLKKTLISGSIFRFEGQLTKLKAHVDDNPCYRCLYPEPPPPGMIPSCQEAGVLGVLAGTIGILQATEAIKEILGIGESLSKRLLIYDALDMDFREVRTKKDPGCVLCGPNPRITKLIDYDQSCTL
- a CDS encoding M67 family metallopeptidase, giving the protein MLKIPKAIQEALFIQALQEDPLECCGLLAGKDERVTHHYQVKNADKSSTTYLMEPREQLWAFTNMRHNQLDLLAIYHSHTHTPAYPSATDTRLAYYPDSRYLIISLLKKDAPHMRIFRMINEEVKEESFDII
- a CDS encoding SRPBCC family protein → MLKLCLASTFVIFLSMNNFANANDLQKVRLEIIQADWPITLMASVDIPSSPQKVWALLTDYDHLTEVSPQMETSRVLQRTEEKIVIEQTTETRFLFFWKKINVKLNVLEKPFDEIAFYQTGGNMELFSGKWVLQPMEEGSVTRLIYRLKFKPDFYVPRWIVLRALEREVPEQLLLISERAADLTPK
- a CDS encoding cytochrome C, producing MANIRFLLILWFFLSSLQPAYGFDILKGIMPGDVSSLHEKVEGKCLECHTLGRKFFFDKCLVCHKETKRDVEQKNGFHGKIDSSRCESCHEEHKGKASQLIQFDTGVFDHHKTRFELDGKHKPAPCKDCHLKPKYRETPHDCISCHVKEDKHKGGLGKSCEKCHNAGTWKEIKFDHGTTTFPLEGKHVPVKCDKCHTPDNFAKTPTTCISCHKKEDKHKGALGEKCERCHSATDWPKIKFDHDKTDFPLEGKHQAVKCEKCHTKENKFKETPKTCIGCHLKEDKHKGILGKKCETCHSAKTWKEPAFDHNKFEFKLISVHQKVDCLKCHKTPQVKETSKVCFDCHKKEDEHKGKAGQDCDRCHLVAEKWKQIKFDHSTTKYPLIGKHIPVSCVKCHAKDEFKVPVACSSCHTKDDKHKGKLGQTCEKCHNERSWKDVKKFDHQKTDFQLEGKHIETKCALCHKTQLFKDTSKICLNCHKKDDYHKGMFGKKCEFCHTAKTWERDDFDHLKETGYALLDKHRGVDCTECHTKALFVKKTSRVCVSCHKPDDIHDGELGFRCEICHSEVGFKVIKKDPRP